The Astyanax mexicanus isolate ESR-SI-001 chromosome 6, AstMex3_surface, whole genome shotgun sequence region GGAGACCTGGTAGAGGGGAATGAAGAGTCCGCGCCGGGCTCGCCCACGAAGCTGCGCGCGTTCAGCTGCAGACAGCCAGCCACTAGGTTGGTGGTGGGCTGCGACAGGCCTTTGCACAGCGTGTGCACGAAGCTGAGCAGGTCAGGCCGCTTTCCCGTGCTTAGGATCTCCGACAGCGCCCAGATGTAGTTCTTGGCCAGGCGAAGCGTCTCGATCTTGGACAGCTTCTGCGTCTTGGAGTAGCACGGCACCACTTTACGCAAGCTGTCCAGCGCGTTGTTGAGCCCGTGCATGCGGTTCCGCTCGCGCGCGTTCGCTTCCATGCGCCGCATCTTCACGCGGTCCATGCGCTCTTTGGTCAGCGTCTTCTTCTTGCGCGGGCCTCTCCGCCGCGCCGCCGGGCCCCCTCCGATCTCCTCCTCCTCATCGTCGTCGTCGTCATCCTCCAACTCCGCCTCGGGACCATCGCCCCGCTCGTCATCGTCCCGCTCCGAGTCGTCGTCCTCCAGAGCTTTCAGCGCATCTCGAGCCTTCTTCTTGAAGGCGCTGCCGTCCGCGCACTCCCGGGGGAAGTTCGCCACGAACTGCGCGTCCATCATCGCCGGCTCGTCAAACGGTAAGGTCAGCATGGCAGCCTCACCGGGGGGATGCTGGACAACAAACACAGGGACAAAAAGAAGCACGAAACGCGTTGAGTGACCGTGACAGGCACTCAAAAACACCGCTCTTCTCTGCGCCTACAAAACAAAAGCCTAAAAAGCCTCTGCGCAACGCATTTACCAGATGTATCAGATGTATTCATCGCTGGCCTGGCTATTCTATATGCTAACCTATATGTGGTGAAATAAGGTGAGAGTAATTGGTGGGAACAATTGGGAAGGACTGCACACTAATTCAttctcagtcacacacacacaaacaagtagCACACCTCACAAGCCTCTAGAGTTGGAAGGAATTTCTAAATCCTTCCTTTAGAAACATTTACTATGTTCATGCAAGTCCAGATACTGTATAGTCCCAAATAACTAACCATTGTAAGGGATAGAAAATCAAATTACCCAGCTGACCACAGTAAAGGTGGAATTGACTGCCCAGCCCTGGTTAATTAAATACAATCacaaagttaaatattaaaataatagaaatatttaaaattaatatcagTCAGCAAACTAGTCCAGACAAACCATACATACAGCAGCCTGAACACACCAGCCCTGCCCGTCTGTCTACCACCTTCAACCTGTCTCGTCTCATCCCTATTTGCAAACCAATTGTTTATGCCACTGAATAAgaggtggggtggggggtgttaTAGCATAGGCATCCTAACAACACAGAGCACATGCATGtgcgcactcacacactcacacacacacacacacacacacatacacacacactgagaacaCGTTTTCGTTGGTacctgtatcttttttttttttttttcgttt contains the following coding sequences:
- the neurod6a gene encoding neurogenic differentiation factor 6-A; protein product: MLTLPFDEPAMMDAQFVANFPRECADGSAFKKKARDALKALEDDDSERDDDERGDGPEAELEDDDDDDEEEEIGGGPAARRRGPRKKKTLTKERMDRVKMRRMEANARERNRMHGLNNALDSLRKVVPCYSKTQKLSKIETLRLAKNYIWALSEILSTGKRPDLLSFVHTLCKGLSQPTTNLVAGCLQLNARSFVGEPGADSSFPSTRSPYDAVYAAYHGAEEAAAAAAAAAAAGVGAGAPPIGGHHHHHHPHHHHHPHHQDSAKSFRPYGYCGAYEAFYESASPECASPPFESALSPPPPPLSFSGIFSLKREEAAVDYGKSCHYSARSFCNSSSSAGGSAPQPHAPPGRSSTLSTSSNGGGAGGGGVGGSSGAVHARSAADLHFPYDLHVRGQFYNVQDELSTTFHNG